Proteins from a genomic interval of Dama dama isolate Ldn47 chromosome 1, ASM3311817v1, whole genome shotgun sequence:
- the LOC133047269 gene encoding olfactory receptor 52N1: protein MSFLNGTSLTPVSFILNGIPGLEEVHLWVSFPLCTMYSIAVTGNFGLMYLIYSEEALHRPMYIFLALLSFTDVLMCTSTLPNTLCILWFNLKEIDFKACLAQMFFVHTFTGMESGVLMLMALDRFVAICYPLRYATILTSSVIAKAGLLTFLRGVMLVIPFTFLTKRLPYCRGNVIPHTYCDHMSVAKISCGNVKVNAIYGLMVALLIGGFDILCITVSYTMILRAVVSLSSAEARQKAFSTCTAHIFAIVITYVPAFFTFFTHRFGGRSIPPHIHIIMANLYLLMPPTMNPIVYGIKTKQIRTCITRFLLQGKDNP, encoded by the coding sequence ATGTCATTTCTGAATGGCACTAGCCTAACTCCAGTCTCATTCATCCTAAATGGcatccctggattggaagaagTGCATTTGTGGGTCTCCTTCCCTCTGTGTACCATGTATAGCATTGCAGTCACAGGGAACTTTGGCCTTATGTATCTCATCTACTCTGAAGAAGCCTTACACAGACCAATGTACATCTTCCTAGCCCTTCTTTCCTTCACAGATGTTCTCATGTGCACCAGCACGCTTCCCAACACTCTCTGCATATTGTGGTTCAATCTCAAGGAGATTGATTTTAAGGCCTGCCTGGCCCAGATGTTCTTTGTGCACACCTTCACAGGGATGGAGTCTGGGGTGCTCATGCTCATGGCCCTGGACCGCTTTGTGGCCATCTGCTACCCCTTGCGCTATGCCACTATTCTCACTAGTTCAGTCATTGCCAAGGCTGGGCTCCTCACTTTTCTTAGAGGTGTAATGCTTGTTATCCCCTTCACTTTCCTCACCAAACGCTTGCCGTACTGCAGGGGCAATGTCATACCACATACCTACTGTGACCACATGTCTGTGGCCAAGATATCCTGTGGCAATGTTAAGGTCAATGCCATCTATGGTTTGATGGTTGCCCTCTTGATTGGGGGCTTTGACATCCTGTGCATCACAGTCTCCTACACCATGATCCTCCGGGCAGTGGTCAGCCTGTCCTCAGCAGAGGCTCGGCAGAAGGCCTTCAGCACCTGCACTGCACACATCTTTGCCATCGTCATTACCTATGTCCCAGCCTTCTTCACCTTCTTTACACATCGTTTTGGGGGACGCTCCATTCCTCCACACATACATATTATTATGGCTAATCTCTATCTACTTATGCCTCCTACAATGAATCCTATTGTGTATGGGATAAAAACCAAGCAGATACGAACATGTATCACTAGGTTcttacttcaaggaaaggacAATCCTTAG
- the LOC133047982 gene encoding olfactory receptor 52N5: MLVSNNSCVPPKYFILNGIPGLERVHVWISLPFCTMYIISLLGNLGLVYLIHHEESLHHPMYFFLAMLSLVDLFTCTTTLPNALCIFWFNLKEINFNACLVQMFFVHGFTGVESGVLMLMALDRYVAICYPLRYATILTNSIIAKAGLVTFLRGALLMIPFPFLVKRLPFCQSNIISHTYCDHMSVVKLSCSSIKVNVIYGLMVALLIGVFDICCISVSYTMILRAVVSLSSADARQKAFSTCTAHISAIIVTYVPAFFTFFTHRFGGHTIPSSLHIIVANLYLLLPPTLNPIVYGVKTKQIRDNVIKLFQGEKGASTQDN, from the coding sequence ATGCTGGTTTCCAACAATTCATGTGTACCccccaaatattttattcttaatggaattcctggtctggaaagagTACATGTATGGATCTCCCTCCCATTCTGCACAATGTATATCATCTCCCTTCTGGGAAACCTTGGCCTTGTGTATCTCATTCATCATGAGGAGTCCTTACATCAtccaatgtatttttttctggcaATGCTCTCCCTCGTTGATCTCTTTACCTGTACCACTACTCTACCCAATGCACTCTGCATCTTCTGGTTCAATCTCAAGGAAATTAACTTCAATGCTTGTTTAGTCCAGATGTTCTTTGTCCATGGGTTCACAGGTGTGGAGTCTGGAGTGCTCATGCTCATGGCTCtggaccgctatgtggccatttgCTACCCATTGCGCTATGCTACCATACTCACTAACTCTATCATTGCCAAAGCTGGACTTGTCACCTTTCTGAGGGGTGCATTGCTGATGATTCCTTTTCCATTCTTGGTTAAGCGTTTGCCCTTCTGCCAAAGCAATATTATCTCCCATACATATTGTGACCATATGTCAGTGGTGAAGTTATCCTGTTCCAGTATCAAGGTCAATGTCATCTATGGTCTGATGGTTGCCCTCCTGATTGGAGTGTTTGATATCTGCTGTATATCTGTATCATACACTATGATCCTTCGGGCAGTGGTCAGTCTCTCCTCAGCAGATGCTCGGCAGAAAGCCTTCAGCACCTGCACTGCCCATATATCTGCCATTATTGTCACTTATGTTCCAGcattcttcactttctttacccACCGTTTTGGAGGACACACTATTCCCTCTTCTCTTCATATCATTGTGGCTAATCTTTATCTTCTTCTTCCCCCAACTCTTAACCCCATTGTTTACGGGGTAAAGACAAAACAGATTCGAGACAATGTCATAAAGCTCTTCCAGGGTGAGAAAGGTGCAAGTACTCAGGACAATTGA